The proteins below are encoded in one region of Nilaparvata lugens isolate BPH chromosome X, ASM1435652v1, whole genome shotgun sequence:
- the LOC111058574 gene encoding presequence protease, mitochondrial, whose amino-acid sequence MMRLLLNNVGGLKRFCSSPKLPLTSIRKSHIAAQNAERSNSEVYAEGDCIEGFIVKRRYDVPDLFLKCIELEHLKSGAEYLHLQREDSNNVFGIGFKTIPFDSSGVAHILEHLVLCGSEKYPCRDPFMKMLNRSQATYINAFTGPDYTFYPFSTMNNSDYKNLMSVYLDAVFRPKLRNLDFLQEGWRLENETIDDPNSPIIFKGVVFNEMKGAFSENVNVFYMNVLNNLMPSHTYGVVSGGDPLKIPSLTYDNLKRFYSDYYHPSNARFYSYGNFPLRHNLRFINEEYLSKVDKVESKKSEVPSESRWLEPKRKHIYCQKDVMADPEKQSYIDISHACCDITDIQECFVLELVSTLLLDGPNSALYKSLVEPGIASGFNPVTGFTNFTKTTALNVALQGLNDKDFDWAINTFDKSIEEVIEKGFDQRQLEGILHNIELSIKHQSEDFGIKMLTFVNSVWNHGGSVRTLLNVNDRLTSLKKDMTDDSKYLQKIVEKYLKNNSHRLILTMSPKENFDSILQQEESDLLKTKIESLEEKDIEAMRSTNLLLKDHQDKKDDVSVLPTLTMADINKEIERVDLKNITLSGVPVQMSLQPTNGLVYVRGLINAHHLSDECKLMLPLFCHVATEMGTASKDYREMDLLIKSVSESFNFSHNIVESLNNVRGFEESVMFSSFCLNRNLEEMLSLWLGLFHYMAVDQAERFKTLVTILAADCLNGIADQGHAYSMNLASSLVSPAFQRKELSSGITYVKKLQEIAQSDPEESLHFIRIISSQLLNKERLRTALNFSPPDEDNVLKHHSSFCDALSGSFRESNYETFDSLIADSSNKGVHHVIPFQIGYAAKSCVTVPFEHSDFAPLRVLCQLLSAKYLLPVVREKGGAYGSGCRITNGGVINFFSYKDPNPVQSLDVFDQSLTWLMKKEFSKNDIQEAKLGVFKSLDLPVPPGNKGLSAFISGLSDDKLQRHRTSLINVSEEDVMRAAQKYLNLDSNLPEGRAVIGPLNKNVLKRSNESWQIIE is encoded by the coding sequence ATGATGCGATTATTACTGAACAACGTTGGAGGCCTGAAGAGGTTTTGCAGCAGCCCGAAGTTGCCGCTTACATCAATCAGGAAAAGTCATATTGCTGCACAAAACGCCGAGAGGAGCAACAGTGAAGTATATGCTGAAGGTGACTGTATAGAAGGATTCATTGTTAAGAGGAGATACGATGTCCCCGATTTGTTCCTCAAGTGTATAGAACTAGAACATTTGAAGAGTGGCGCCGAATACTTACATTTGCAACGAGAAGATAGTAATAATGTGTTTGGTATCGGCTTCAAAACCATTCCATTCGACTCATCTGGCGTCGCTCACATTTTGGAACACTTGGTGCTTTGTGGCAGTGAGAAATATCCTTGTCGTGACCCATTCATGAAAATGCTAAATCGGTCTCAAGCAACCTACATCAACGCATTCACAGGTCCAGACTATACTTTCTATCCTTTCTCCACAATGAATAATTCTGATTACAAAAATTTGATGTCTGTCTACTTGGATGCAGTTTTCCGACCAAAGCTTCGAAATCTAGATTTCCTACAAGAGGGTTGGAGACTTGAGAATGAAACTATTGATGACCCCAACTCtcccattattttcaaaggCGTTGTTTTCAATGAAATGAAAGGGGCTTTTTCAGAAAATGTTAATGTATTCTACATGAATGTACTCAACAATCTGATGCCTAGTCACACATACGGTGTGGTGAGTGGAGGTGATCCTCTAAAGATACCTTCATTAACATATGATAATCTGAAAAGGTTCTATTCTGATTATTATCATCCAAGTAATGCCAGATTTTATTCGTATGGTAACTTCCCGCTCAGACATAATCTCAGATTCATTAATGAGGAATATCTTTCGAAAGTAGACAAAGTTGAGTCAAAAAAGAGTGAGGTACCGTCAGAGTCAAGATGGCTAGAACCTAAAAGAAAACATATCTATTGTCAAAAGGATGTCATGGCAGACCCAGAAAAACAATCATATATCGATATTAGTCATGCGTGTTGTGATATAACAGACATTCAAGAATGttttgttctagaattagtTTCGACTCTACTACTGGATGGCCCCAATTCCGCTCTATACAAGTCTCTTGTTGAACCAGGAATTGCATCTGGGTTCAACCCAGTCACGGGATTCACCAATTTCACCAAAACTACTGCTTTAAATGTAGCTCTACAAGGCTTGAATGATAAAGACTTTGATTGGGCTATTAATACTTTTGATAAAAGCATTGAGGAGGTGATAGAGAAGGGTTTTGATCAGAGACAATTAGAAGGTATTCTTCATAACATTGAATTGAGTATCAAACATCAATCAGAAGATTTTGGTATAAAGATGTTAACTTTTGTGAACTCTGTTTGGAATCATGGTGGCAGTGTCCGCACCCTCTTGAACGTCAACGACCGCTTAACTTCACTGAAGAAGGATATGACAGATGATTCGAAATACCtacagaaaattgttgaaaaatatttgaagaataattcacatcGCTTGATTCTCACAATGTCCCcgaaagaaaattttgattctaTTCTTCAACAAGAAGAAAGTGATTTACTCAAAACAAAGATTGAAAGTTTGGAGGAAAAAGATATTGAAGCTATGCGAAGTACAAACCTGTTATTGAAAGATCATCAAGATAAAAAGGATGATGTCTCTGTTCTTCCGACTCTAACCATGGCTGACATCAACAAAGAAATAGAAAgagttgatttgaaaaatataactttgtCTGGTGTACCTGTCCAAATGAGTTTGCAGCCAACCAATGGTTTGGTGTATGTGCGTGGGCTAATCAATGCGCATCACTTGTCTGATGAATGTAAACTAATGCTTCCACTATTCTGCCATGTGGCCACCGAAATGGGCACAGCTTCGAAAGATTATAGGGAAATGGACCTTCTTATTAAATCTGTTTCTGAATCGTTCAACTTCTCACACAACATTGTAGAAAGCTTGAACAATGTTAGAGGGTTTGAAGAATCTGTAATGTTCTCATCATTTTGTTTGAATAGAAACCTTGAAGAGATGTTGAGCTTATGGCTAGGACTCTTTCATTATATGGCGGTCGATCAAGCAGAACGATTCAAAACCCTGGTGACTATTTTAGCAGCTGATTGCCTCAATGGAATTGCAGATCAAGGTCATGCTTATTCAATGAACTTAGCATCAAGTCTTGTAAGCCCAGCTTTTCAAAGAAAGGAGCTTTCGTCTGGTATAACATATGTCAAGAAACTCCAGGAAATAGCTCAGAGTGATCCTGAAGAGAGTCTTCATTTCATTAGGATAATTTCATCTCAACTTCTCAATAAGGAGCGATTGAGAACAGCTTTAAATTTCTCACCACCTGATGAAGACAATGTATTAAAACACCATTCATCATTCTGTGACGCTTTGAGTGGATCATTCAGAGAATCTAATTACGAGACTTTCGACTCATTGATTGCCGATTCGTCAAACAAAGGAGTACATCACGTGATTCCTTTCCAGATAGGCTACGCAGCTAAATCATGTGTAACTGTTCCATTTGAGCACAGTGATTTTGCTCCACTGCGGGTTTTGTGCCAGTTATTATCAGCTAAGTATCTCTTACCAGTTGTTCGTGAAAAAGGAGGTGCTTATGGATCTGGATGCAGAATCACAAATGGAGGTGTCATCAATTTTTTCTCATATAAAGATCCAAATCCAGTTCAAAGTCTTGATGTTTTTGATCAATCTCTGACTTGGTTGATGAAGAAAGAATTCTCGAAGAACGATATTCAAGAAGCCAAGTTGGGTGTATTCAAAAGTCTTGACCTACCAGTGCCACCAGGTAACAAAGGTCTCTCGGCATTCATCTCTGGTCTCAGTGATGACAAATTGCAAAGGCACAGGACGTCCTTAATAAATGTATCTGAAGAAGATGTCATGAGAGCTGCTCAGAAATATCTCAATTTGGATTCTAATCTGCCCGAAGGAAGAGCAGTGATTGGACCGTTGAACAAGAATGTTTTAAAAAGGAGCAACGAATCGTGgcaaataattgaataa